One Methylosinus sp. LW4 genomic region harbors:
- a CDS encoding tetratricopeptide repeat protein yields MSDIFHEVDEDVRRDKAANLWKRYQTPVFVGAFLVVVATGVYSFYESNRLKTAEAANLRFDAAAALATDGKDAEAVAAFEALAKDSPRGYATLARMRAAEGLAKTDKAKAVAAFAAIAEDKGVDKLTQQVAKLRAGVLLLEQGDRQKMADLLGELVTANGPFRYTAQELIGLDALQDSDFDEAERAFKVILNDQEAPHAMRQRAGAYKALLDAARGSAPPPAAKEPAAPASAPAPAK; encoded by the coding sequence ATGTCCGACATTTTCCACGAGGTCGACGAAGACGTCCGCCGGGACAAGGCGGCCAACCTCTGGAAGCGCTATCAGACGCCGGTGTTCGTCGGCGCTTTTCTGGTCGTCGTCGCGACGGGCGTCTACAGCTTCTACGAGAGCAATCGCTTGAAGACGGCCGAGGCCGCCAATCTGCGTTTCGACGCGGCCGCCGCTTTGGCGACCGACGGCAAGGACGCCGAGGCGGTCGCCGCCTTCGAGGCGCTGGCCAAGGATTCGCCGCGGGGCTACGCCACTCTGGCGCGCATGCGCGCTGCCGAGGGGCTGGCCAAGACCGACAAGGCCAAGGCCGTCGCCGCCTTCGCCGCCATCGCCGAGGACAAGGGCGTCGACAAGCTGACCCAGCAGGTCGCCAAGCTGCGCGCCGGCGTGCTGCTGCTCGAGCAGGGCGACCGCCAGAAGATGGCGGATCTGCTCGGCGAGCTCGTCACCGCCAATGGCCCGTTCCGCTACACGGCGCAGGAGCTCATCGGGCTCGACGCGCTGCAGGACAGCGATTTCGACGAGGCCGAGCGCGCCTTCAAGGTGATCCTCAACGATCAGGAGGCGCCGCACGCCATGCGCCAGCGCGCCGGCGCCTATAAGGCGCTGCTGGACGCCGCGCGCGGCTCCGCGCCGCCGCCGGCCGCCAAGGAGCCGGCCGCTCCCGCTTCCGCACCCGCTCCCGCCAAGTAA
- a CDS encoding J domain-containing protein, translating to MAEQLDWVVWNGSLGVSDKVAIGRVETVDGVRMACLAPPYDVVGPFSLDELETQGRIAFGACFVMSLQRWKEDQVELRLEGRKQRAAFQKMFDFDQDDNQEHRETLELPLEGALEPAEIKSAFRRLAKTAHPDAGGSAEDYRRIAEARDALLAQFEGAS from the coding sequence ATGGCGGAGCAATTGGACTGGGTCGTCTGGAACGGCTCGCTCGGCGTATCCGACAAGGTCGCGATCGGCCGCGTCGAGACCGTCGACGGCGTCCGCATGGCCTGTCTCGCGCCGCCCTATGATGTGGTGGGGCCGTTCAGCCTGGACGAATTGGAGACGCAGGGCCGCATCGCCTTCGGCGCCTGCTTCGTGATGTCGCTCCAACGCTGGAAGGAAGATCAGGTCGAGCTGCGCTTGGAGGGCCGCAAGCAGCGCGCCGCCTTCCAGAAGATGTTCGATTTCGACCAGGACGACAATCAGGAGCATCGCGAGACGCTGGAATTGCCTCTGGAAGGCGCGCTGGAGCCGGCCGAGATCAAATCCGCCTTCCGTCGCCTCGCCAAGACCGCCCATCCCGACGCCGGCGGCAGCGCGGAGGACTACCGCCGCATCGCCGAGGCGCGCGACGCGCTGCTGGCGCAGTTCGAAGGGGCGAGCTGA
- the der gene encoding ribosome biogenesis GTPase Der, whose translation MSFTLAIIGRPNVGKSTLFNRLVGKKLALVDDRPGVTRDRREGEARLADLRFTIIDTAGLEEGASATLEGRMRAQTEAAIETADAILFMIDARVGVTPDDKYFADLVRRAGKPVILAANKSEGRKGEAGLVEAYELGLGDPVPLSAEHGEGLGEFYDALREALPEATADWEEDEEATTDVAVSSDEDGSEVDPTKPLRIAVVGRPNAGKSTLINRLLGEDRLLTGPEAGITRDSISVPFRWRDRDMKLFDTAGLRKRAKVVDKLEKLAGADALRAVRFSEVVVLLLDSAIPFEKQDLTIADLAAREGRAVVIALGKWDAVDDPGTRLGKLREEAERLLPQIKGAPVVAVSGVTGYGLDKLMRAILDVHEVWNRRISTARLNRWLESAIDETPPPAVSGRRIKIRYMTQAKARPPHFILFGNQLDELPTSYQRFLTNGLRRAFDLPGTPIRISTRSGENPFDKGKR comes from the coding sequence ATGTCCTTCACGCTCGCCATCATCGGCCGGCCGAATGTCGGCAAGTCGACTCTGTTCAACCGGCTCGTCGGCAAGAAGCTCGCGCTCGTCGACGATCGGCCCGGCGTGACGCGCGACCGCCGCGAGGGCGAGGCGCGCCTCGCTGATCTGCGCTTCACCATCATCGATACGGCCGGGCTGGAGGAAGGCGCCTCCGCCACGCTGGAAGGGCGCATGCGCGCGCAGACCGAGGCGGCGATCGAGACCGCCGACGCCATTCTCTTTATGATCGACGCGCGCGTCGGCGTGACGCCGGACGATAAATATTTCGCCGATCTGGTGCGCCGCGCCGGCAAGCCGGTGATCCTCGCCGCGAATAAATCGGAAGGGCGCAAGGGCGAGGCGGGCCTGGTCGAGGCCTATGAGCTCGGCCTCGGCGATCCCGTGCCGCTCTCCGCCGAGCATGGCGAGGGCCTCGGCGAATTCTACGACGCGCTGCGCGAGGCGCTGCCGGAGGCGACAGCGGATTGGGAAGAGGACGAAGAGGCGACGACCGACGTCGCCGTCTCGTCCGATGAGGACGGCAGCGAGGTCGATCCCACCAAGCCGCTGCGCATCGCCGTGGTCGGGCGGCCCAACGCCGGCAAATCGACGCTCATCAATCGGCTGCTCGGCGAGGACCGCCTGCTCACCGGGCCGGAGGCGGGCATTACCCGCGACAGCATTTCCGTGCCTTTCCGCTGGCGCGACCGCGATATGAAGCTCTTCGACACCGCCGGCCTGCGCAAGCGCGCCAAGGTCGTCGACAAGCTGGAGAAGCTCGCCGGCGCCGATGCGCTGCGCGCCGTGCGCTTCTCGGAGGTGGTCGTGCTGCTGCTCGACTCGGCCATTCCATTCGAGAAGCAGGATTTGACCATCGCCGATCTCGCCGCGCGCGAGGGCAGGGCCGTGGTCATTGCGCTCGGCAAATGGGATGCGGTGGACGATCCGGGAACGCGCCTCGGCAAGCTGCGCGAGGAAGCCGAGCGCCTGCTGCCGCAGATCAAAGGCGCGCCGGTCGTGGCCGTCTCGGGCGTGACCGGCTATGGGCTCGACAAGCTCATGCGCGCCATTCTCGATGTGCATGAAGTCTGGAATCGCCGCATTTCGACCGCGCGGCTCAATCGCTGGCTGGAGAGCGCGATCGACGAGACGCCGCCGCCGGCGGTCTCCGGCCGGCGCATCAAGATCCGCTATATGACGCAGGCCAAGGCGCGGCCGCCGCATTTCATTCTGTTCGGCAATCAGCTCGACGAGCTGCCGACGAGCTATCAGCGCTTTCTCACCAATGGATTGCGCCGCGCCTTCGATCTTCCCGGCACGCCGATCCGCATCTCGACGCGCTCGGGCGAGAATCCGTTCGACAAGGGGAAGAGGTAG